In Acaryochloris thomasi RCC1774, a genomic segment contains:
- a CDS encoding zinc-dependent alcohol dehydrogenase: MLAAVLHGQEDLRLETCTDPTPDSGEVILQIDVATTCGTDLKVWRRGGHAKMLRPPTLFGHEAAGHIVAVGEGVSAWKVGDRVIANNSAPCMACWYCQRQEYSLCTDLTFNNGTFAQYQKIPAPIVQHNLLLIPDGMPDALASLTEPLACVLHGAARSGLRPRSEWITPPQIAVIGDGAIGLMFVGVLAHQGAEVLLFGGSDQRLELGKKLGAAQIFNHHQVSSLPEQVRDLTAGRGADIVVEATGVPAVWEDAIASARPGATVNLFGGCPKATKISVDTGLLHYSELTLKGVFHNTPHFVRESLALLASQKLPFDQLITDQQPLKNLEQAFFDMRDRKTIKAAILPH, from the coding sequence GTGCTAGCTGCAGTTCTCCACGGCCAGGAAGATTTACGGTTAGAAACCTGCACCGATCCAACGCCTGATTCTGGCGAAGTGATTCTTCAAATCGATGTTGCCACCACCTGCGGTACAGATCTCAAGGTATGGCGGCGGGGTGGCCATGCCAAAATGCTGCGGCCTCCGACGCTCTTTGGCCACGAAGCTGCCGGTCACATCGTGGCCGTTGGTGAAGGCGTCTCGGCTTGGAAGGTGGGCGATCGCGTGATTGCGAATAACTCTGCTCCTTGCATGGCGTGTTGGTATTGCCAGCGTCAGGAATATTCGCTGTGTACTGATTTGACCTTCAATAACGGCACGTTTGCCCAGTATCAAAAAATCCCGGCTCCGATTGTGCAGCATAATTTACTCTTGATTCCAGACGGAATGCCCGATGCGCTGGCGTCACTTACAGAACCTCTGGCCTGTGTTCTACACGGCGCGGCCCGCTCGGGTCTGCGACCCCGCTCAGAGTGGATCACGCCGCCACAGATTGCGGTGATTGGCGATGGGGCCATCGGTTTGATGTTTGTGGGTGTTTTGGCGCATCAAGGGGCTGAGGTGCTGTTGTTTGGTGGATCAGATCAGCGCCTAGAGTTAGGGAAAAAGTTGGGAGCAGCTCAGATTTTCAATCATCATCAAGTCTCAAGCTTGCCGGAGCAGGTGCGAGACTTAACGGCAGGACGAGGGGCCGATATCGTGGTCGAGGCGACGGGGGTGCCTGCCGTCTGGGAGGATGCGATCGCATCTGCCCGACCGGGAGCCACGGTCAACCTGTTCGGCGGCTGTCCCAAAGCCACAAAAATCTCTGTCGATACGGGGCTACTCCACTACAGCGAGCTAACGCTTAAAGGGGTGTTTCACAATACGCCTCACTTTGTCCGAGAGTCGTTGGCGCTGTTGGCGAGTCAGAAGCTTCCGTTTGACCAGTTAATTACCGATCAGCAGCCGCTGAAAAACCTAGAACAGGCGTTTTTTGATATGCGCGATCGCAAAACAATCAAAGCTGCAATTTTGCCCCACTGA
- the hppD gene encoding 4-hydroxyphenylpyruvate dioxygenase produces MDIDHAHFYVHDAERSRDWFVRTMGFRAIGQQQDLKTQTEILQTGAVTIRVSSPRTSSSPVAAYLKQHPPGVADLAFRVTDLEALLERVKRHRVSLLSSSPSDRHQVTIQGWGNLRHTLVQSQAKASSASTTSEAIDSPVDNGPTLLKIDHAVLNVERDQLQDAIGWYQAVLGFEARDYFNIQTERSALCSQVLVHPEGTAQFPINEPASMRSQIQEFLDCNHGPGIQHIALSTVNITQTVRQLRQRGLSFLEIPPSYYAQLRQQASSMLELEAIEEQRILVELQQPSQALLQTFTQPIFAQPTFFFEVIERRLRARGFGERNFTALFEAIEREQLKRGTLV; encoded by the coding sequence ATGGACATTGATCACGCTCACTTCTACGTGCATGACGCTGAGCGCTCCCGCGATTGGTTTGTACGCACAATGGGATTCAGGGCAATCGGGCAACAGCAGGATTTAAAGACACAGACTGAAATTTTACAAACGGGAGCAGTCACGATTCGAGTGTCGTCTCCCCGAACGTCATCAAGCCCTGTGGCAGCTTATTTAAAACAGCATCCCCCCGGCGTCGCAGATCTAGCCTTTCGAGTGACAGATCTTGAGGCATTGCTGGAGCGGGTGAAGCGTCACCGAGTCTCTCTACTTTCATCATCACCCTCAGATCGGCATCAGGTCACCATTCAAGGCTGGGGAAATCTCCGGCATACGCTCGTTCAGTCTCAAGCAAAGGCATCGTCTGCTTCAACGACTTCAGAAGCCATTGATTCACCGGTCGACAATGGCCCCACCTTGCTCAAGATTGATCACGCAGTACTAAATGTCGAGCGCGATCAGCTCCAGGATGCTATTGGTTGGTATCAGGCGGTGCTGGGATTTGAAGCCCGAGACTATTTTAATATTCAGACGGAGCGGTCGGCACTCTGTAGTCAGGTGTTAGTGCATCCTGAGGGCACAGCCCAGTTTCCGATTAACGAACCGGCCTCGATGCGATCGCAAATCCAAGAATTCCTGGACTGCAACCACGGACCTGGAATTCAACATATTGCTTTAAGCACCGTCAACATTACCCAAACCGTTAGGCAGCTGCGTCAGCGGGGCCTCAGCTTTTTAGAAATTCCACCGAGCTACTATGCACAACTGCGGCAGCAGGCGTCATCAATGCTAGAGCTAGAGGCTATCGAAGAACAGCGAATATTAGTAGAACTACAGCAACCCTCTCAAGCGCTGCTACAAACCTTTACTCAACCCATCTTTGCGCAACCCACCTTTTTCTTTGAAGTGATCGAGCGTCGACTTCGAGCACGGGGCTTTGGGGAACGAAATTTTACAGCACTATTTGAGGCCATTGAGCGAGAACAACTGAAGCGAGGGACGCTTGTTTAA